Proteins found in one Oncorhynchus gorbuscha isolate QuinsamMale2020 ecotype Even-year linkage group LG15, OgorEven_v1.0, whole genome shotgun sequence genomic segment:
- the LOC123998032 gene encoding meiotic recombination protein REC8 homolog isoform X1: MFFSPSVLNRHTGCFSTIWLAATKGIKIPQKDFLKVNVQQTCNDIMDYVLVRVPPPLPGLPRPRFSLYLSSQLQYGVIIVYHRQCGMLLEEIQHNLDRLAKTRTAQKIDVDESDRHTLSLPDVLSLLEESEWAANPFFGEIHSGYTMPSPNTLIQLGGELRREATPERLLLLSPGIPPQDGITASPDSITLIETEPVTIPSAEFEGAELTEVTHQNMGMIDLLMDQLDHFPEGEMEAERERGPEREEREREGESVGEGDLEREGESEQEVERAEVIERRRDVIGSLIGLPYTTLSSEDPTVLPGEETELPMEMPAALAEERTPVSVPLPPSTTGEPEERGMARERGRWRDSPTLQDVTPPVKQPRRRQLLFIDQETQISQEALQQQIDNTLIQTRPLVVISGLSKRTVSPVDLLGNPCTTLPPELMLPWKRVAIVATLTGSALLVERTETDSESERERDKERVMKAKEEGGREQEGELSSKEVPRELAESGLSQHDVSTRSPLSLEVSDRDMSRENSPLDTPESRGSPVPRSVSKLKDIPEEGEGPLEREAEDIPMADLSAELLDALTEPLEDHEGVLFHSLLPPLAQRSSVTHSFWTLLEMVTARRLCVQQDEPYGDIIISPGPNYEEGNESV; encoded by the exons ATGTTTTTCTCCCCAAGCGTTTTGAATCGTCACACAGGGTGCTTCTCCACAATATG GTTGGCTGCAACCAAAGGGATAAAGATCCCACAAAAAGATTTCCTGAAAGTCAATGTCCAACAAACATG TAATGACATCATGGACTATGTGCTGGTGCGAGTCCCGCCCCCTCTGCCGGGATTGCCCCGCCCCcgtttctccctctacctctcctcccagCTCCAATATGGTGTCATCATCGTCTACCACCGCCAGTGTGGGATGCTCCTGG aggAGATCCAGCACAATCTGGACAGACTAGCCAAGACCAGAACCGCCCAGAAGATCGATGTGGATGAGTCTGATAG acacacactttctctccctGACGTGTTGTCTCTCCTGGAGGAAAGTGAGTGGGCAGCGAACCCCTTCTTTGGAGAAATACATTCTGGGTACACCATGCCCAGCCCTAACACACTAATACAG CTGGGTGGAGAGCTTAGGAGAGAAGCCACTCCTGAGCGCCTCCTGCTTCTGAGTCCAGGTATTCCCCCTCAGGacg GTatcacagcgtctccagactccaTCACTCTGATAGAGACTGAACCTGTCACCATCCCCTCAGCAGAG TTTGAAGGGGCGGAGCTCACTGAGGTCACACATCAAAATATGGGGATGATTGACTTGCTAATGGACCAATTAGATCACTTCCCAGAGG gagagatggaggcagagcgagagaggggcccagagagagaagagagggagagagaaggagaatctGTGGGAGAAGGggacttggagagagagggagaaagtgaacAAGAAGTAGAAAGAGCAGAagtgatagagaggaggagagatgtcaTTGGATCCCTTATTGG ACTGCCGTATACCACCCTATCCAGCGAGGACCCCACTGTGCTGCCTGGCGAGGAGACAGAGCTGCCCATGGAGATGCCTGCCGCACTCGCAGAGGAGAGGACACCAGTGTCTGTCCCTCTGCCCCCTTCCACAACCGGTGAACCAGAGGAGCGAGGGAtggctagagagagggggagatggagagatagccCCACCCTACAGGATGTTACTCCCCCAGTGAAGCAACCTCGTAGGAGGCAGCTGCTCTTTATCGACCAGGAAACACAGATATCCCAGGAGGCACTGCAGCAACAGATAGACAACACTCTAATACAGACCAGGCCCCTg gttgTAATCAGTGGTCTCTCTAAGAGAACAGTGTCTCCAGTTGATCTCCTTGGTAACCCATGCACCA CCCTCCCTCCAGAGCTGATGTTGCCATGGAAACGGGTGGCGATCGTCGCAACGCTCACTGGCTCCGCCCTGctggtagagaggacagagacagactctgagtcagagagagagagggataaagagagagtgatgaaggcaaaggaggagggaggcagagagcaggagggagagctCAGCTCAAAAGAG gtacctAGAGAGTTGGCAGAGTCTGGCCTGTCCCAGCATGATGTTTCCA CTCGGTCTCCGCTGTCCCTGGAGGTCTCTGATAGAGACATGTCCCGGGAGAACTCCCCCCTGGACACACCCGAGAGCAGagg GTCTCCTGTCCCCAGGTCTGTGTCCAAACTGAAGGACATTCCAGAGGAGGGCGAGGGACcgctggagagagaggcagaggacatACCTATGGCTGATTTATCAGCAGAGCTACTGGA CGCATTGACAGAGCCTCTTGAGGATCATGAAGGGGTGCTGTTCCACTCTCTGCTGCCCCCACTGGCCCAACGCAGTAGTGTCACTCACTCATTCTGGACCCTACTGG AGATGGTAACTGCTAGGAGACTCTGTGTGCAGCAGGATGAACCTTATGGTGACATCATCATTTCACCTGGACCCAACTATGAGGAGGGGAATGAGAgtgtgtaa
- the LOC123998032 gene encoding meiotic recombination protein REC8 homolog isoform X2, with translation MFFSPSVLNRHTGCFSTIWLAATKGIKIPQKDFLKVNVQQTCNDIMDYVLVRVPPPLPGLPRPRFSLYLSSQLQYGVIIVYHRQCGMLLEEIQHNLDRLAKTRTAQKIDVDESDRHTLSLPDVLSLLEESEWAANPFFGEIHSGYTMPSPNTLIQLGGELRREATPERLLLLSPGITASPDSITLIETEPVTIPSAEFEGAELTEVTHQNMGMIDLLMDQLDHFPEGEMEAERERGPEREEREREGESVGEGDLEREGESEQEVERAEVIERRRDVIGSLIGLPYTTLSSEDPTVLPGEETELPMEMPAALAEERTPVSVPLPPSTTGEPEERGMARERGRWRDSPTLQDVTPPVKQPRRRQLLFIDQETQISQEALQQQIDNTLIQTRPLVVISGLSKRTVSPVDLLGNPCTTLPPELMLPWKRVAIVATLTGSALLVERTETDSESERERDKERVMKAKEEGGREQEGELSSKEVPRELAESGLSQHDVSTRSPLSLEVSDRDMSRENSPLDTPESRGSPVPRSVSKLKDIPEEGEGPLEREAEDIPMADLSAELLDALTEPLEDHEGVLFHSLLPPLAQRSSVTHSFWTLLEMVTARRLCVQQDEPYGDIIISPGPNYEEGNESV, from the exons ATGTTTTTCTCCCCAAGCGTTTTGAATCGTCACACAGGGTGCTTCTCCACAATATG GTTGGCTGCAACCAAAGGGATAAAGATCCCACAAAAAGATTTCCTGAAAGTCAATGTCCAACAAACATG TAATGACATCATGGACTATGTGCTGGTGCGAGTCCCGCCCCCTCTGCCGGGATTGCCCCGCCCCcgtttctccctctacctctcctcccagCTCCAATATGGTGTCATCATCGTCTACCACCGCCAGTGTGGGATGCTCCTGG aggAGATCCAGCACAATCTGGACAGACTAGCCAAGACCAGAACCGCCCAGAAGATCGATGTGGATGAGTCTGATAG acacacactttctctccctGACGTGTTGTCTCTCCTGGAGGAAAGTGAGTGGGCAGCGAACCCCTTCTTTGGAGAAATACATTCTGGGTACACCATGCCCAGCCCTAACACACTAATACAG CTGGGTGGAGAGCTTAGGAGAGAAGCCACTCCTGAGCGCCTCCTGCTTCTGAGTCCAG GTatcacagcgtctccagactccaTCACTCTGATAGAGACTGAACCTGTCACCATCCCCTCAGCAGAG TTTGAAGGGGCGGAGCTCACTGAGGTCACACATCAAAATATGGGGATGATTGACTTGCTAATGGACCAATTAGATCACTTCCCAGAGG gagagatggaggcagagcgagagaggggcccagagagagaagagagggagagagaaggagaatctGTGGGAGAAGGggacttggagagagagggagaaagtgaacAAGAAGTAGAAAGAGCAGAagtgatagagaggaggagagatgtcaTTGGATCCCTTATTGG ACTGCCGTATACCACCCTATCCAGCGAGGACCCCACTGTGCTGCCTGGCGAGGAGACAGAGCTGCCCATGGAGATGCCTGCCGCACTCGCAGAGGAGAGGACACCAGTGTCTGTCCCTCTGCCCCCTTCCACAACCGGTGAACCAGAGGAGCGAGGGAtggctagagagagggggagatggagagatagccCCACCCTACAGGATGTTACTCCCCCAGTGAAGCAACCTCGTAGGAGGCAGCTGCTCTTTATCGACCAGGAAACACAGATATCCCAGGAGGCACTGCAGCAACAGATAGACAACACTCTAATACAGACCAGGCCCCTg gttgTAATCAGTGGTCTCTCTAAGAGAACAGTGTCTCCAGTTGATCTCCTTGGTAACCCATGCACCA CCCTCCCTCCAGAGCTGATGTTGCCATGGAAACGGGTGGCGATCGTCGCAACGCTCACTGGCTCCGCCCTGctggtagagaggacagagacagactctgagtcagagagagagagggataaagagagagtgatgaaggcaaaggaggagggaggcagagagcaggagggagagctCAGCTCAAAAGAG gtacctAGAGAGTTGGCAGAGTCTGGCCTGTCCCAGCATGATGTTTCCA CTCGGTCTCCGCTGTCCCTGGAGGTCTCTGATAGAGACATGTCCCGGGAGAACTCCCCCCTGGACACACCCGAGAGCAGagg GTCTCCTGTCCCCAGGTCTGTGTCCAAACTGAAGGACATTCCAGAGGAGGGCGAGGGACcgctggagagagaggcagaggacatACCTATGGCTGATTTATCAGCAGAGCTACTGGA CGCATTGACAGAGCCTCTTGAGGATCATGAAGGGGTGCTGTTCCACTCTCTGCTGCCCCCACTGGCCCAACGCAGTAGTGTCACTCACTCATTCTGGACCCTACTGG AGATGGTAACTGCTAGGAGACTCTGTGTGCAGCAGGATGAACCTTATGGTGACATCATCATTTCACCTGGACCCAACTATGAGGAGGGGAATGAGAgtgtgtaa
- the LOC123998032 gene encoding meiotic recombination protein REC8 homolog isoform X3 has translation MDYVLVRVPPPLPGLPRPRFSLYLSSQLQYGVIIVYHRQCGMLLEEIQHNLDRLAKTRTAQKIDVDESDRHTLSLPDVLSLLEESEWAANPFFGEIHSGYTMPSPNTLIQLGGELRREATPERLLLLSPGIPPQDGITASPDSITLIETEPVTIPSAEFEGAELTEVTHQNMGMIDLLMDQLDHFPEGEMEAERERGPEREEREREGESVGEGDLEREGESEQEVERAEVIERRRDVIGSLIGLPYTTLSSEDPTVLPGEETELPMEMPAALAEERTPVSVPLPPSTTGEPEERGMARERGRWRDSPTLQDVTPPVKQPRRRQLLFIDQETQISQEALQQQIDNTLIQTRPLVVISGLSKRTVSPVDLLGNPCTTLPPELMLPWKRVAIVATLTGSALLVERTETDSESERERDKERVMKAKEEGGREQEGELSSKEVPRELAESGLSQHDVSTRSPLSLEVSDRDMSRENSPLDTPESRGSPVPRSVSKLKDIPEEGEGPLEREAEDIPMADLSAELLDALTEPLEDHEGVLFHSLLPPLAQRSSVTHSFWTLLEMVTARRLCVQQDEPYGDIIISPGPNYEEGNESV, from the exons ATGGACTATGTGCTGGTGCGAGTCCCGCCCCCTCTGCCGGGATTGCCCCGCCCCcgtttctccctctacctctcctcccagCTCCAATATGGTGTCATCATCGTCTACCACCGCCAGTGTGGGATGCTCCTGG aggAGATCCAGCACAATCTGGACAGACTAGCCAAGACCAGAACCGCCCAGAAGATCGATGTGGATGAGTCTGATAG acacacactttctctccctGACGTGTTGTCTCTCCTGGAGGAAAGTGAGTGGGCAGCGAACCCCTTCTTTGGAGAAATACATTCTGGGTACACCATGCCCAGCCCTAACACACTAATACAG CTGGGTGGAGAGCTTAGGAGAGAAGCCACTCCTGAGCGCCTCCTGCTTCTGAGTCCAGGTATTCCCCCTCAGGacg GTatcacagcgtctccagactccaTCACTCTGATAGAGACTGAACCTGTCACCATCCCCTCAGCAGAG TTTGAAGGGGCGGAGCTCACTGAGGTCACACATCAAAATATGGGGATGATTGACTTGCTAATGGACCAATTAGATCACTTCCCAGAGG gagagatggaggcagagcgagagaggggcccagagagagaagagagggagagagaaggagaatctGTGGGAGAAGGggacttggagagagagggagaaagtgaacAAGAAGTAGAAAGAGCAGAagtgatagagaggaggagagatgtcaTTGGATCCCTTATTGG ACTGCCGTATACCACCCTATCCAGCGAGGACCCCACTGTGCTGCCTGGCGAGGAGACAGAGCTGCCCATGGAGATGCCTGCCGCACTCGCAGAGGAGAGGACACCAGTGTCTGTCCCTCTGCCCCCTTCCACAACCGGTGAACCAGAGGAGCGAGGGAtggctagagagagggggagatggagagatagccCCACCCTACAGGATGTTACTCCCCCAGTGAAGCAACCTCGTAGGAGGCAGCTGCTCTTTATCGACCAGGAAACACAGATATCCCAGGAGGCACTGCAGCAACAGATAGACAACACTCTAATACAGACCAGGCCCCTg gttgTAATCAGTGGTCTCTCTAAGAGAACAGTGTCTCCAGTTGATCTCCTTGGTAACCCATGCACCA CCCTCCCTCCAGAGCTGATGTTGCCATGGAAACGGGTGGCGATCGTCGCAACGCTCACTGGCTCCGCCCTGctggtagagaggacagagacagactctgagtcagagagagagagggataaagagagagtgatgaaggcaaaggaggagggaggcagagagcaggagggagagctCAGCTCAAAAGAG gtacctAGAGAGTTGGCAGAGTCTGGCCTGTCCCAGCATGATGTTTCCA CTCGGTCTCCGCTGTCCCTGGAGGTCTCTGATAGAGACATGTCCCGGGAGAACTCCCCCCTGGACACACCCGAGAGCAGagg GTCTCCTGTCCCCAGGTCTGTGTCCAAACTGAAGGACATTCCAGAGGAGGGCGAGGGACcgctggagagagaggcagaggacatACCTATGGCTGATTTATCAGCAGAGCTACTGGA CGCATTGACAGAGCCTCTTGAGGATCATGAAGGGGTGCTGTTCCACTCTCTGCTGCCCCCACTGGCCCAACGCAGTAGTGTCACTCACTCATTCTGGACCCTACTGG AGATGGTAACTGCTAGGAGACTCTGTGTGCAGCAGGATGAACCTTATGGTGACATCATCATTTCACCTGGACCCAACTATGAGGAGGGGAATGAGAgtgtgtaa
- the LOC123997343 gene encoding uncharacterized protein LOC123997343 translates to MDARTDRSRARCFITKTQMTTKTVYLLMVFIAKGTAEGSESETNSHQTDLGSIAKITQGQWDDEEGMDAEDQEQEKNASKGALKITIHVLKSNEPERVCKTHWKKVPMASLLCANNLKSHLKKRSEYLFEGTQHFSIRSIPSSTQRVEVARSTMNMSFLLSLSLESNPTLLRGLPTQTRSSSQSHKETVEYIKENPSPEKCISLHHCRNELNDHLVEEIQRHLGSGILSKAKHSPAEWSALVFVLLTSEMLDIFDLRKYSGSEGLLRMLPVVKASRVVL, encoded by the exons atggatgcaaggactgacagaTCACGAGCTCGATGTTTTATTACAAAGACTCAAATGACAACAAAAACAGTGTACCTTTTAATGGTGTTCATAGCTAAGGGTACTGCT GAGGGATCAGAGTCTGAGACtaacagtcatcaaacagacctggGGTCCATAGCCAAG ATTACCCAGGGTCAGTGGGATGATGAGGAAGGGATGGATGCTGAAGATCAGGAGCAGGAGAAGAATGCCAGCAAAGGGGCTCTGAAGATCACAATTCATGTCCTGAAGAGTAATGAACCAGAAAGAGTTTGCAAGACACACTGGAAAAAA GTTCCTATGGCGAGCTTGCTTTGTGCCAACAACCTAAAATCTCATCTGAAGAAGCGGTCTGAGTATTTGTTTGAAGGAACCCAACATTTCTCAATAAGATCTATACCGAGCTCTACACAGAGGGTGGAAGTGGCAAGGTCAACAATGAACATGAg CTTCCTTCTCAGCCTCTCTCTGGAGTCCAATCCGACTCTGTTAAGAGGTCTACCAACACAGACAAGAAGCAGCTCACAGAGCCATAAGGAAACAGTAGAATACATCAAGGAGAACCCCTCTCCAGAGAAGTGCATCAGCCTGCACCACTGTCGGAATGAGCTGAATGACCATTTAGTGGAGGAGATCCAAAGGCACCTGGGATCGGGAATTCTCTCTAAGGCCAAACATTCACCTGCAGAGTGGTCAGCTCTGGTCTTTGTGTTGCTGACCTCAGAGATGCTGGATATTTTCGACCTGAGAAAATACTCTGGTTCAGAGGGTCTGCTGAGGATGCTGCCAGTGGTCAAAGCCTCCAGAGTAGTGCTGTAA
- the trim108 gene encoding tripartite motif containing 108 isoform X2 has protein sequence MTSVLSEQLQCPVCLCLFTDPVSLPCDHTFCRPCISAHLLQSSAKSQSHCPECRGPFSQKDLRAHRVLTNMADVAREEEKSGLAARGPEAPQGRTVASLLVCPEHDEKFKLFCETDQRLVCVICRDEEKHRGHTFTPVKEAAKISKNILRGALGFLVKENREMEGLNQQQASEIIKTKEKSNSLSAHISSCFEELHQFLRRREEELKEEQEREEKKTVAAMLKNDCVIQNTLMIGREMEVTLQSALEIPESDYFLEWWTERGLSVIEGMKMKDTAKPKSRVRGLFVTPDSLNLGLYETHLPFCMWKEMLKIIKPVPVRLTLSSSDDSYLKVLEGGASVRHADRKGGFGFNYYSDNAATTTVVSTETVQTGQHYWEVEVGGKLDWGVGLKVKEGSGKESVLSPPEREIMLHLKPEKGLVFSHDGVETPLMAAAGDPGTQAEAQAGPRRVGLYLDCDRERVSFYDADSMVLLHSSWCSFISPCSLCLCPGLYMEGRNNNPLTVCWY, from the exons ATGACATCAGTCCTGTCCGAGCAGCTCCAGTGCCCAGTCTGTTTGTGCCTTTTCACCGACCCGGTGAGTCTACCGTGCGACCACACCTTCTGCCGCCCCTGCATCAGCGCTCACCTGTTGCAGAGCTCAGCGAAGAGCCAGAGCCACTGCCCAGAGTGCCGCGGCCCTTTCAGCCAGAAGGATCTCCGGGCTCACCGTGTCTTGACCAATATGGCAGATGTGGCccgagaggaggagaagagtggcCTCGCAGCGAGGGGACCAGAGGCACCGCAGGGACGCACTGTAGCCTCACTGCTGGTGTGTCCAGAGCATGACGAGAAGTTCAAGTTGTTCTGTGAGACAGACcagaggttggtgtgtgtgatctGCAGAGATGAAGAAAAGCACCGGGGACACACGTTCACACCTGTGAAAGAGGCAGCAAAGATCAGTAAG AACATTCTGAGGGGAGCTCTGGGGTTCCTGGTGAAAGAGAACCGTGAAATGGAAGGACTGAACCAACAGCAGGCCTCTGAGATCATCAAGACCAAG GAGAAATCTAACAGCCTGTCGGCTCACATCTCCTCCTGTTTCGAGGAGTTGCACCAGTtcctgaggaggagggaggaggagttgaaggaggagcaggagagggaagagaagaaaaCTGTGGCGGCCATGCTGAAGAATGATTGTGTAATACAGAACACGCTGATgattgggagggagatggaagtGACTTTGCAGTCCGCTTTGGAGATACCTGAGTCTGACTACTTTCTAGAG TGGTGGACTGAAAGAGGCCTTTCTGTTATTGAGGGGATGAAGATGAAGGACACAGCCAAACCTAA GTCAAGGGTTAGAGGTCTGTTTGTGACCCCTGACTCTCTCAATCTCGGCCTCTACGAGACTCACCTGCCCTTCTGCATGTGGAAGGAGATGCTAAAGATCATCAAACCAG TTCCTGTGCGCCTCACCCTTAGCAGCAGTGATGATTCCTATTTAAAGGTATTAGAGGGTGGGGCCAGTGTCAGGCACGCAGACCGGAAGGGCGGCTTCGGCTTCAATTACTACAGTGACAACGCCGCCACCACCACCGTCGTCTCCACAGAAACCGTCCAAACAGGGCAGCACTACTGGGAAGTGGAGGTGGGGGGGAAGCTGGACTGGGGGGTAGGGCTAAAGGTGAAGGAAGGTTCCGGCAAAGAGTCTGTCCTGTCTCCTCCAGAGAGGGAGATAATGTTGCACCTGAAGCCTGAGAAGGGCCTGGTGTTCAGCCATGATGGTGTGGAGACACCCCTGATGGCAGCTGCAGGTGACCCAGGTACTCAGGCTGAGGCCCAGGCCGGGCCTCGTAGGGTGGGGCTGTACCTAGACTGTGACAGGGAGAGGGTGTCCTTCTATGATGCAGACAGCAtggttctcctccactcctcatgGTGCAGCTTCATCTCCCCTTGTTCCTTATGCCTCTGCCCCGGGCTGTACATGGAGGGCCGCAACAATAACCCACTGACTGTCTGTTGGTACTGA
- the trim108 gene encoding tripartite motif containing 108 isoform X1 — translation MTSVLSEQLQCPVCLCLFTDPVSLPCDHTFCRPCISAHLLQSSAKSQSHCPECRGPFSQKDLRAHRVLTNMADVAREEEKSGLAARGPEAPQGRTVASLLVCPEHDEKFKLFCETDQRLVCVICRDEEKHRGHTFTPVKEAAKISKNILRGALGFLVKENREMEGLNQQQASEIIKTKEKSNSLSAHISSCFEELHQFLRRREEELKEEQEREEKKTVAAMLKNDCVIQNTLMIGREMEVTLQSALEIPESDYFLEWWTERGLSVIEGMKMKDTAKPNYRSRVRGLFVTPDSLNLGLYETHLPFCMWKEMLKIIKPVPVRLTLSSSDDSYLKVLEGGASVRHADRKGGFGFNYYSDNAATTTVVSTETVQTGQHYWEVEVGGKLDWGVGLKVKEGSGKESVLSPPEREIMLHLKPEKGLVFSHDGVETPLMAAAGDPGTQAEAQAGPRRVGLYLDCDRERVSFYDADSMVLLHSSWCSFISPCSLCLCPGLYMEGRNNNPLTVCWY, via the exons ATGACATCAGTCCTGTCCGAGCAGCTCCAGTGCCCAGTCTGTTTGTGCCTTTTCACCGACCCGGTGAGTCTACCGTGCGACCACACCTTCTGCCGCCCCTGCATCAGCGCTCACCTGTTGCAGAGCTCAGCGAAGAGCCAGAGCCACTGCCCAGAGTGCCGCGGCCCTTTCAGCCAGAAGGATCTCCGGGCTCACCGTGTCTTGACCAATATGGCAGATGTGGCccgagaggaggagaagagtggcCTCGCAGCGAGGGGACCAGAGGCACCGCAGGGACGCACTGTAGCCTCACTGCTGGTGTGTCCAGAGCATGACGAGAAGTTCAAGTTGTTCTGTGAGACAGACcagaggttggtgtgtgtgatctGCAGAGATGAAGAAAAGCACCGGGGACACACGTTCACACCTGTGAAAGAGGCAGCAAAGATCAGTAAG AACATTCTGAGGGGAGCTCTGGGGTTCCTGGTGAAAGAGAACCGTGAAATGGAAGGACTGAACCAACAGCAGGCCTCTGAGATCATCAAGACCAAG GAGAAATCTAACAGCCTGTCGGCTCACATCTCCTCCTGTTTCGAGGAGTTGCACCAGTtcctgaggaggagggaggaggagttgaaggaggagcaggagagggaagagaagaaaaCTGTGGCGGCCATGCTGAAGAATGATTGTGTAATACAGAACACGCTGATgattgggagggagatggaagtGACTTTGCAGTCCGCTTTGGAGATACCTGAGTCTGACTACTTTCTAGAG TGGTGGACTGAAAGAGGCCTTTCTGTTATTGAGGGGATGAAGATGAAGGACACAGCCAAACCTAA ttACAGGTCAAGGGTTAGAGGTCTGTTTGTGACCCCTGACTCTCTCAATCTCGGCCTCTACGAGACTCACCTGCCCTTCTGCATGTGGAAGGAGATGCTAAAGATCATCAAACCAG TTCCTGTGCGCCTCACCCTTAGCAGCAGTGATGATTCCTATTTAAAGGTATTAGAGGGTGGGGCCAGTGTCAGGCACGCAGACCGGAAGGGCGGCTTCGGCTTCAATTACTACAGTGACAACGCCGCCACCACCACCGTCGTCTCCACAGAAACCGTCCAAACAGGGCAGCACTACTGGGAAGTGGAGGTGGGGGGGAAGCTGGACTGGGGGGTAGGGCTAAAGGTGAAGGAAGGTTCCGGCAAAGAGTCTGTCCTGTCTCCTCCAGAGAGGGAGATAATGTTGCACCTGAAGCCTGAGAAGGGCCTGGTGTTCAGCCATGATGGTGTGGAGACACCCCTGATGGCAGCTGCAGGTGACCCAGGTACTCAGGCTGAGGCCCAGGCCGGGCCTCGTAGGGTGGGGCTGTACCTAGACTGTGACAGGGAGAGGGTGTCCTTCTATGATGCAGACAGCAtggttctcctccactcctcatgGTGCAGCTTCATCTCCCCTTGTTCCTTATGCCTCTGCCCCGGGCTGTACATGGAGGGCCGCAACAATAACCCACTGACTGTCTGTTGGTACTGA